One part of the Vespula pensylvanica isolate Volc-1 chromosome 18, ASM1446617v1, whole genome shotgun sequence genome encodes these proteins:
- the LOC122635347 gene encoding probable serine/threonine-protein kinase mps1 isoform X1, with protein MEDHSTRSSFGAGGLHVRPKFQPVRVKALLHFCESDDEENEENTINSGNETDYDVQALPLNDSVQDVRCNDESLQHVSHSGCIDGKSKEVHAGVSSNSSFKEYLQSNDDNEANSDVRLSVEMDTVVYDNVNRTDEGEQEKSRKVISRENTCVQNIKNSDLSDAIQHGNSLFHDTIKDERNSNLGLKSYQDNVLGMKVHENTPSNIYVEHMEQRQGNLIMEENIHREKFDHKNENKPYRDTESGIGRIAFILANDKNTLRDINRVVTNPSKPKSPTDEKYLNSENLLCSETPSISDTRSSIYSVSTATPLKHTNLHSVGSILQNKLQSDILTNAAQTPSTILSTWSQNSARQMPLHSRGLSVVESTPTPANSILMQGIRKKDDTPRYFYQREKRMRQPLGITMCSDQSDSVNNLSVFSTEPKVRTLHNKQLSRVDETETDSNIFDAPCKEEKSSRNSIIKENVEQLENKFMQSDVGSAESLESGQSHKLMDIGKNDERIKNAIEDIVSDKHATSISKVELMNSEEQNVISTEREVEENIKEVVGKMSNVQVSIPSNSSDSMEKYKRIMIKNKEYLILGTLGRGMSGEVLRVQDLTSSELRAIKCVNLSRMDKDSAQGCLEEISMLHKLQASCIVRMFDYEIKYPLVYVVMEMGDTDLSRLLKLTSQEKQLPLTMILYYWTEMLTAVKHIHDNGVIHSDLKPANFLLVRGRLKLIDFGIASNMNADMTSVVKNCPIGTLNYISPEAVMDIGGNGDSPNHNVKYKISYKSDVWSLGCILYGLVYGQTPFHHIRPQWAKVNAITNPNPKIAFPTSILLLDKTEKFEPPPILIDVMRKCLQHNPKARPTVAELLQIQYIPARQDVKATLSVPPEIPPNILIKIKHALNEEEWRRLIQVLEKKSL; from the exons ATGGAAGATCATTCTACTAGATCAAGTTTTGGTGCTGGTGGATTGCACGTACGTCCTAAGTTTCAACCGGTTCGTGTGAAAGCTTTATTGCATTTTTGTGAAAGTGacgatgaagaaaatgaagaaaatacaattaattcaGGAAATGAAACTGACTATGATGTTCAAGCATTACCTTTAAATGATTCTGTTCAGGATGTACGTTGCAACGACGAATCGTTGCAACATGTATCGCATTCTGGATGTATCGatggaaaatcgaaagaagtaCATGCTGGTGTTTCTTCGAACTCTTCtttcaaagaatatttacaaagcaatgatgataatgaagCTAATAGTGATGTTAGGTTGTCGGTGGAAATGGATACCGTTGTGTATGATAATGTTAACAGGACCGATGAGggagaacaagaaaagagtCGCAAAGTAATATCTCGTGAAAATACTTGCGTacagaatattaaaaacagCGATCTCTCGGATGCGATACAGCATGgaaattctttatttcacgatacgataaaagatgaaaggaaTTCTAATTTAGGATTGAAATCGTATCAAGACAATGTATTAGGCATGAAAGTACATGAAAATACTCCGTCGAATATCTATGTTGAACATATGGAACAGAGACAAGGAAATCTGATTatggaagaaaatatacatagagaaaaatttgatcataaaaatgaaaataaacctTATAGGGATACAGAAAGCGGTATTGGACGTATTGCCTTTATACTTGCCAACGACAAAAATACATTGCGAGATATAAACCGTGTAGTTACAAATCCATCAAAACCAAAGTCTCCTACGGACGAGAAGTATTTAAACTCAGAAAATCTTCTTTGTTCAGAGACCCCATCTATTTCTGATACTAGATCATCCATTTATTCTGTTTCAACAGCTACCCCTTTAAAACATACAAATCTTCATTCAGTAGGATCCATTTTACAAAACAAATTACAAAGTGACATTCTAACAAACGCAGCTCAAACTCCATCAACGATCCTTTCGACATGGTCGCAGAATAGTGCAAGACAAATGCCACTTCACAGTAGAGGTCTATCCGTTGTCGAATCTACACCTACTCCTGCCAATTCAATTCTTATGcaaggaataagaaagaaggatgatACACCTAg atatttttatcaacgagAAAAACGTATGAGACAACCCCTAGGAATTACTATGTGTTCCGATCAATCTGATTCTGTTAATAACTTATCTGTCTTCTCGACAGAACCTAAAGTCCGAACATTACACAATAAGCAACTGTCCAGAGTAGATGAAACTGAAACTGatagtaatatatttgatGCACCGTgcaaagaggaaaaatcaagcagaaattctataattaaagaaaatgtgGAGCAATTAGAGAATAAATTTATGCAGTCAGATGTTGGTTCTGCCGAATCATTGGAATCTGGTCAAAGTCATAAATTAATGGACATAGGAAAAAATGACGAGAGGATAAAGAATGCGATAGAAGACATTGTTTCCGATAAGCATGCTACATCCATCTCTAAAGTGGAATTAATGAATTCAGAAGAACAAAATGTTATTTCTAccgagagagaagtagaagagaatataaaagaagttgTAGGTAAAATGTCGAACGTGCAGGTTTCAATACCGTCAAATTCCTCCGATTcaatggaaaaatataaaaggataatgataaaaaataaagaatatttaattctgGGTACTTTGGGACGTGGCATGAGCGGAGAAGTCCTGCGAGTACAAGACTTGACATCGTCCGAATTACGAGCTATCAAATGCGTAAATTTGAGCCGCATGGATAAGGATTCGGCACAAGGATGTTTAGAAGAAATTTCTATGTTACATAAACTGCAGGCTTCGTGTATAGTCAGGATGTTTGATTA cgaGATCAAATACCCTTTAGTCTATGTAGTAATGGAGATGGGTGATACCGATCTTAGTCGTTTACTGAAACTGACATCGCAGGAGAAACAACTTCCATTAACAATGATTCTTTACTATTGGACAGAAATGTTGACAGCTGTTAAACATATACACGACAATG GAGTCATACATTCGGATTTAAAACCagctaattttttattagtacGCGGTCGTCtaaaattaatagattttGGTATTGCTTCTAATATGAATGCGGATATGACCTCTGTTGTAAAGAATTGTCCAATTGGCACTTTAAATTATATCAGTCCAGAAGCTGTAATGGATATCGGTGGAAACGGAGATTCTCCTAATCacaatgttaaatataaa ATAAGTTACAAATCGGATGTGTGGTCACTGGGATGTATTTTATATGGTCTTGTGTATGGACAAACTCCATTTCATCACATACGTCCTCAATGGGCTAAGGTGAATGCAATAACGAATCCGAATCCAAAGATAGCTTTTCCAACGTCTATACTTTTGCtcgataaaacagaaaaattcgAACCACCTCCCATTTTAATTGATGTGATGCGTAAATGCCTCCAACACAATCCTAAAGCTAGACCTACGGTGGCAGAACTTTTGCAGATACAATATATACCTGCCAGACAGGATGTTAAAGCTACGTTGTCTGTACCTCCTGAGATTCctccaaatattttaataaagataaagcaTGCgttaaacgaagaagaatggAGAAGACTGATACAG gTGTTGGAAAAGAAATCCTTATGA
- the LOC122635347 gene encoding probable serine/threonine-protein kinase mps1 isoform X4, whose product MEDHSTRSSFGAGGLHVRPKFQPVRVKALLHFCESDDEENEENTINSGNETDYDVQALPLNDSVQDVRCNDESLQHVSHSGCIDGKSKEVHAGVSSNSSFKEYLQSNDDNEANSDVRLSVEMDTVVYDNVNRTDEGEQEKSRKVISRENTCVQNIKNSDLSDAIQHGNSLFHDTIKDERNSNLGLKSYQDNVLGMKVHENTPSNIYVEHMEQRQGNLIMEENIHREKFDHKNENKPYRDTESGIGRIAFILANDKNTLRDINRVVTNPSKPKSPTDEKYLNSENLLCSETPSISDTRSSIYSVSTATPLKHTNLHSVGSILQNKLQSDILTNAAQTPSTILSTWSQNSARQMPLHSRGLSVVESTPTPANSILMQGIRKKDDTPRYFYQREKRMRQPLGITMCSDQSDSVNNLSVFSTEPKVRTLHNKQLSRVDETETDSNIFDAPCKEEKSSRNSIIKENVEQLENKFMQSDVGSAESLESGQSHKLMDIGKNDERIKNAIEDIVSDKHATSISKVELMNSEEQNVISTEREVEENIKEVVGKMSNVQVSIPSNSSDSMEKYKRIMIKNKEYLILGTLGRGMSGEVLRVQDLTSSELRAIKCVNLSRMDKDSAQGCLEEISMLHKLQASCIVRMFDYEIKYPLVYVVMEMGDTDLSRLLKLTSQEKQLPLTMILYYWTEMLTAVKHIHDNGVIHSDLKPANFLLVRGRLKLIDFGIASNMNADMTSVVKNCPIGTLNYISPEAVMDIGGNGDSPNHNVKYKVGITYLYSGNNC is encoded by the exons ATGGAAGATCATTCTACTAGATCAAGTTTTGGTGCTGGTGGATTGCACGTACGTCCTAAGTTTCAACCGGTTCGTGTGAAAGCTTTATTGCATTTTTGTGAAAGTGacgatgaagaaaatgaagaaaatacaattaattcaGGAAATGAAACTGACTATGATGTTCAAGCATTACCTTTAAATGATTCTGTTCAGGATGTACGTTGCAACGACGAATCGTTGCAACATGTATCGCATTCTGGATGTATCGatggaaaatcgaaagaagtaCATGCTGGTGTTTCTTCGAACTCTTCtttcaaagaatatttacaaagcaatgatgataatgaagCTAATAGTGATGTTAGGTTGTCGGTGGAAATGGATACCGTTGTGTATGATAATGTTAACAGGACCGATGAGggagaacaagaaaagagtCGCAAAGTAATATCTCGTGAAAATACTTGCGTacagaatattaaaaacagCGATCTCTCGGATGCGATACAGCATGgaaattctttatttcacgatacgataaaagatgaaaggaaTTCTAATTTAGGATTGAAATCGTATCAAGACAATGTATTAGGCATGAAAGTACATGAAAATACTCCGTCGAATATCTATGTTGAACATATGGAACAGAGACAAGGAAATCTGATTatggaagaaaatatacatagagaaaaatttgatcataaaaatgaaaataaacctTATAGGGATACAGAAAGCGGTATTGGACGTATTGCCTTTATACTTGCCAACGACAAAAATACATTGCGAGATATAAACCGTGTAGTTACAAATCCATCAAAACCAAAGTCTCCTACGGACGAGAAGTATTTAAACTCAGAAAATCTTCTTTGTTCAGAGACCCCATCTATTTCTGATACTAGATCATCCATTTATTCTGTTTCAACAGCTACCCCTTTAAAACATACAAATCTTCATTCAGTAGGATCCATTTTACAAAACAAATTACAAAGTGACATTCTAACAAACGCAGCTCAAACTCCATCAACGATCCTTTCGACATGGTCGCAGAATAGTGCAAGACAAATGCCACTTCACAGTAGAGGTCTATCCGTTGTCGAATCTACACCTACTCCTGCCAATTCAATTCTTATGcaaggaataagaaagaaggatgatACACCTAg atatttttatcaacgagAAAAACGTATGAGACAACCCCTAGGAATTACTATGTGTTCCGATCAATCTGATTCTGTTAATAACTTATCTGTCTTCTCGACAGAACCTAAAGTCCGAACATTACACAATAAGCAACTGTCCAGAGTAGATGAAACTGAAACTGatagtaatatatttgatGCACCGTgcaaagaggaaaaatcaagcagaaattctataattaaagaaaatgtgGAGCAATTAGAGAATAAATTTATGCAGTCAGATGTTGGTTCTGCCGAATCATTGGAATCTGGTCAAAGTCATAAATTAATGGACATAGGAAAAAATGACGAGAGGATAAAGAATGCGATAGAAGACATTGTTTCCGATAAGCATGCTACATCCATCTCTAAAGTGGAATTAATGAATTCAGAAGAACAAAATGTTATTTCTAccgagagagaagtagaagagaatataaaagaagttgTAGGTAAAATGTCGAACGTGCAGGTTTCAATACCGTCAAATTCCTCCGATTcaatggaaaaatataaaaggataatgataaaaaataaagaatatttaattctgGGTACTTTGGGACGTGGCATGAGCGGAGAAGTCCTGCGAGTACAAGACTTGACATCGTCCGAATTACGAGCTATCAAATGCGTAAATTTGAGCCGCATGGATAAGGATTCGGCACAAGGATGTTTAGAAGAAATTTCTATGTTACATAAACTGCAGGCTTCGTGTATAGTCAGGATGTTTGATTA cgaGATCAAATACCCTTTAGTCTATGTAGTAATGGAGATGGGTGATACCGATCTTAGTCGTTTACTGAAACTGACATCGCAGGAGAAACAACTTCCATTAACAATGATTCTTTACTATTGGACAGAAATGTTGACAGCTGTTAAACATATACACGACAATG GAGTCATACATTCGGATTTAAAACCagctaattttttattagtacGCGGTCGTCtaaaattaatagattttGGTATTGCTTCTAATATGAATGCGGATATGACCTCTGTTGTAAAGAATTGTCCAATTGGCACTTTAAATTATATCAGTCCAGAAGCTGTAATGGATATCGGTGGAAACGGAGATTCTCCTAATCacaatgttaaatataaagttGGTATTACGTATTTGTACTCGGGAAATAattgttga
- the LOC122635347 gene encoding probable serine/threonine-protein kinase mps1 isoform X2: MEDHSTRSSFGAGGLHVRPKFQPVRVKALLHFCESDDEENEENTINSGNETDYDVQALPLNDSVQDVRCNDESLQHVSHSGCIDGKSKEVHAGVSSNSSFKEYLQSNDDNEANSDVRLSVEMDTVVYDNVNRTDEGEQEKSRKVISRENTCVQNIKNSDLSDAIQHGNSLFHDTIKDERNSNLGLKSYQDNVLGMKVHENTPSNIYVEHMEQRQGNLIMEENIHREKFDHKNENKPYRDTESGIGRIAFILANDKNTLRDINRVVTNPSKPKSPTDEKYLNSENLLCSETPSISDTRSSIYSVSTATPLKHTNLHSVGSILQNKLQSDILTNAAQTPSTILSTWSQNSARQMPLHSRGLSVVESTPTPANSILMQGIRKKDDTPRYFYQREKQPKVRTLHNKQLSRVDETETDSNIFDAPCKEEKSSRNSIIKENVEQLENKFMQSDVGSAESLESGQSHKLMDIGKNDERIKNAIEDIVSDKHATSISKVELMNSEEQNVISTEREVEENIKEVVGKMSNVQVSIPSNSSDSMEKYKRIMIKNKEYLILGTLGRGMSGEVLRVQDLTSSELRAIKCVNLSRMDKDSAQGCLEEISMLHKLQASCIVRMFDYEIKYPLVYVVMEMGDTDLSRLLKLTSQEKQLPLTMILYYWTEMLTAVKHIHDNGVIHSDLKPANFLLVRGRLKLIDFGIASNMNADMTSVVKNCPIGTLNYISPEAVMDIGGNGDSPNHNVKYKISYKSDVWSLGCILYGLVYGQTPFHHIRPQWAKVNAITNPNPKIAFPTSILLLDKTEKFEPPPILIDVMRKCLQHNPKARPTVAELLQIQYIPARQDVKATLSVPPEIPPNILIKIKHALNEEEWRRLIQVLEKKSL, encoded by the exons ATGGAAGATCATTCTACTAGATCAAGTTTTGGTGCTGGTGGATTGCACGTACGTCCTAAGTTTCAACCGGTTCGTGTGAAAGCTTTATTGCATTTTTGTGAAAGTGacgatgaagaaaatgaagaaaatacaattaattcaGGAAATGAAACTGACTATGATGTTCAAGCATTACCTTTAAATGATTCTGTTCAGGATGTACGTTGCAACGACGAATCGTTGCAACATGTATCGCATTCTGGATGTATCGatggaaaatcgaaagaagtaCATGCTGGTGTTTCTTCGAACTCTTCtttcaaagaatatttacaaagcaatgatgataatgaagCTAATAGTGATGTTAGGTTGTCGGTGGAAATGGATACCGTTGTGTATGATAATGTTAACAGGACCGATGAGggagaacaagaaaagagtCGCAAAGTAATATCTCGTGAAAATACTTGCGTacagaatattaaaaacagCGATCTCTCGGATGCGATACAGCATGgaaattctttatttcacgatacgataaaagatgaaaggaaTTCTAATTTAGGATTGAAATCGTATCAAGACAATGTATTAGGCATGAAAGTACATGAAAATACTCCGTCGAATATCTATGTTGAACATATGGAACAGAGACAAGGAAATCTGATTatggaagaaaatatacatagagaaaaatttgatcataaaaatgaaaataaacctTATAGGGATACAGAAAGCGGTATTGGACGTATTGCCTTTATACTTGCCAACGACAAAAATACATTGCGAGATATAAACCGTGTAGTTACAAATCCATCAAAACCAAAGTCTCCTACGGACGAGAAGTATTTAAACTCAGAAAATCTTCTTTGTTCAGAGACCCCATCTATTTCTGATACTAGATCATCCATTTATTCTGTTTCAACAGCTACCCCTTTAAAACATACAAATCTTCATTCAGTAGGATCCATTTTACAAAACAAATTACAAAGTGACATTCTAACAAACGCAGCTCAAACTCCATCAACGATCCTTTCGACATGGTCGCAGAATAGTGCAAGACAAATGCCACTTCACAGTAGAGGTCTATCCGTTGTCGAATCTACACCTACTCCTGCCAATTCAATTCTTATGcaaggaataagaaagaaggatgatACACCTAg atatttttatcaacgagAAAAAC AACCTAAAGTCCGAACATTACACAATAAGCAACTGTCCAGAGTAGATGAAACTGAAACTGatagtaatatatttgatGCACCGTgcaaagaggaaaaatcaagcagaaattctataattaaagaaaatgtgGAGCAATTAGAGAATAAATTTATGCAGTCAGATGTTGGTTCTGCCGAATCATTGGAATCTGGTCAAAGTCATAAATTAATGGACATAGGAAAAAATGACGAGAGGATAAAGAATGCGATAGAAGACATTGTTTCCGATAAGCATGCTACATCCATCTCTAAAGTGGAATTAATGAATTCAGAAGAACAAAATGTTATTTCTAccgagagagaagtagaagagaatataaaagaagttgTAGGTAAAATGTCGAACGTGCAGGTTTCAATACCGTCAAATTCCTCCGATTcaatggaaaaatataaaaggataatgataaaaaataaagaatatttaattctgGGTACTTTGGGACGTGGCATGAGCGGAGAAGTCCTGCGAGTACAAGACTTGACATCGTCCGAATTACGAGCTATCAAATGCGTAAATTTGAGCCGCATGGATAAGGATTCGGCACAAGGATGTTTAGAAGAAATTTCTATGTTACATAAACTGCAGGCTTCGTGTATAGTCAGGATGTTTGATTA cgaGATCAAATACCCTTTAGTCTATGTAGTAATGGAGATGGGTGATACCGATCTTAGTCGTTTACTGAAACTGACATCGCAGGAGAAACAACTTCCATTAACAATGATTCTTTACTATTGGACAGAAATGTTGACAGCTGTTAAACATATACACGACAATG GAGTCATACATTCGGATTTAAAACCagctaattttttattagtacGCGGTCGTCtaaaattaatagattttGGTATTGCTTCTAATATGAATGCGGATATGACCTCTGTTGTAAAGAATTGTCCAATTGGCACTTTAAATTATATCAGTCCAGAAGCTGTAATGGATATCGGTGGAAACGGAGATTCTCCTAATCacaatgttaaatataaa ATAAGTTACAAATCGGATGTGTGGTCACTGGGATGTATTTTATATGGTCTTGTGTATGGACAAACTCCATTTCATCACATACGTCCTCAATGGGCTAAGGTGAATGCAATAACGAATCCGAATCCAAAGATAGCTTTTCCAACGTCTATACTTTTGCtcgataaaacagaaaaattcgAACCACCTCCCATTTTAATTGATGTGATGCGTAAATGCCTCCAACACAATCCTAAAGCTAGACCTACGGTGGCAGAACTTTTGCAGATACAATATATACCTGCCAGACAGGATGTTAAAGCTACGTTGTCTGTACCTCCTGAGATTCctccaaatattttaataaagataaagcaTGCgttaaacgaagaagaatggAGAAGACTGATACAG gTGTTGGAAAAGAAATCCTTATGA
- the LOC122635347 gene encoding probable serine/threonine-protein kinase mps1 isoform X3 translates to MEDHSTRSSFGAGGLHVRPKFQPVRVKALLHFCESDDEENEENTINSGNETDYDVQALPLNDSVQDVRCNDESLQHVSHSGCIDGKSKEVHAGVSSNSSFKEYLQSNDDNEANSDVRLSVEMDTVVYDNVNRTDEGEQEKSRKVISRENTCVQNIKNSDLSDAIQHGNSLFHDTIKDERNSNLGLKSYQDNVLGMKVHENTPSNIYVEHMEQRQGNLIMEENIHREKFDHKNENKPYRDTESGIGRIAFILANDKNTLRDINRVVTNPSKPKSPTDEKYLNSENLLCSETPSISDTRSSIYSVSTATPLKHTNLHSVGSILQNKLQSDILTNAAQTPSTILSTWSQNSARQMPLHSRGLSVVESTPTPANSILMQGIRKKDDTPRYFYQREKRMRQPLGITMCSDQSDSVNNLSVFSTEPKVRTLHNKQLSRVDETETDSNIFDAPCKEEKSSRNSIIKENVEQLENKFMQSDVGSAESLESGQSHKLMDIGKNDERIKNAIEDIVSDKHATSISKVELMNSEEQNVISTEREVEENIKEVVGKMSNVQVSIPSNSSDSMEKYKRIMIKNKEYLILGTLGRGMSGEVLRVQDLTSSELRAIKCVNLSRMDKDSAQGCLEEISMLHKLQASCIVRMFDYEIKYPLVYVVMEMGDTDLSRLLKLTSQEKQLPLTMILYYWTEMLTAVKHIHDNGVIHSDLKPANFLLVRGRLKLIDFGIASNMNADMTSVVKNCPIGTLNYISPEAVMDIGGNGDSPNHNVKYKISYKSDVWSLGCILYGLVYGQTPFHHIRPQWAKKNSNHLPF, encoded by the exons ATGGAAGATCATTCTACTAGATCAAGTTTTGGTGCTGGTGGATTGCACGTACGTCCTAAGTTTCAACCGGTTCGTGTGAAAGCTTTATTGCATTTTTGTGAAAGTGacgatgaagaaaatgaagaaaatacaattaattcaGGAAATGAAACTGACTATGATGTTCAAGCATTACCTTTAAATGATTCTGTTCAGGATGTACGTTGCAACGACGAATCGTTGCAACATGTATCGCATTCTGGATGTATCGatggaaaatcgaaagaagtaCATGCTGGTGTTTCTTCGAACTCTTCtttcaaagaatatttacaaagcaatgatgataatgaagCTAATAGTGATGTTAGGTTGTCGGTGGAAATGGATACCGTTGTGTATGATAATGTTAACAGGACCGATGAGggagaacaagaaaagagtCGCAAAGTAATATCTCGTGAAAATACTTGCGTacagaatattaaaaacagCGATCTCTCGGATGCGATACAGCATGgaaattctttatttcacgatacgataaaagatgaaaggaaTTCTAATTTAGGATTGAAATCGTATCAAGACAATGTATTAGGCATGAAAGTACATGAAAATACTCCGTCGAATATCTATGTTGAACATATGGAACAGAGACAAGGAAATCTGATTatggaagaaaatatacatagagaaaaatttgatcataaaaatgaaaataaacctTATAGGGATACAGAAAGCGGTATTGGACGTATTGCCTTTATACTTGCCAACGACAAAAATACATTGCGAGATATAAACCGTGTAGTTACAAATCCATCAAAACCAAAGTCTCCTACGGACGAGAAGTATTTAAACTCAGAAAATCTTCTTTGTTCAGAGACCCCATCTATTTCTGATACTAGATCATCCATTTATTCTGTTTCAACAGCTACCCCTTTAAAACATACAAATCTTCATTCAGTAGGATCCATTTTACAAAACAAATTACAAAGTGACATTCTAACAAACGCAGCTCAAACTCCATCAACGATCCTTTCGACATGGTCGCAGAATAGTGCAAGACAAATGCCACTTCACAGTAGAGGTCTATCCGTTGTCGAATCTACACCTACTCCTGCCAATTCAATTCTTATGcaaggaataagaaagaaggatgatACACCTAg atatttttatcaacgagAAAAACGTATGAGACAACCCCTAGGAATTACTATGTGTTCCGATCAATCTGATTCTGTTAATAACTTATCTGTCTTCTCGACAGAACCTAAAGTCCGAACATTACACAATAAGCAACTGTCCAGAGTAGATGAAACTGAAACTGatagtaatatatttgatGCACCGTgcaaagaggaaaaatcaagcagaaattctataattaaagaaaatgtgGAGCAATTAGAGAATAAATTTATGCAGTCAGATGTTGGTTCTGCCGAATCATTGGAATCTGGTCAAAGTCATAAATTAATGGACATAGGAAAAAATGACGAGAGGATAAAGAATGCGATAGAAGACATTGTTTCCGATAAGCATGCTACATCCATCTCTAAAGTGGAATTAATGAATTCAGAAGAACAAAATGTTATTTCTAccgagagagaagtagaagagaatataaaagaagttgTAGGTAAAATGTCGAACGTGCAGGTTTCAATACCGTCAAATTCCTCCGATTcaatggaaaaatataaaaggataatgataaaaaataaagaatatttaattctgGGTACTTTGGGACGTGGCATGAGCGGAGAAGTCCTGCGAGTACAAGACTTGACATCGTCCGAATTACGAGCTATCAAATGCGTAAATTTGAGCCGCATGGATAAGGATTCGGCACAAGGATGTTTAGAAGAAATTTCTATGTTACATAAACTGCAGGCTTCGTGTATAGTCAGGATGTTTGATTA cgaGATCAAATACCCTTTAGTCTATGTAGTAATGGAGATGGGTGATACCGATCTTAGTCGTTTACTGAAACTGACATCGCAGGAGAAACAACTTCCATTAACAATGATTCTTTACTATTGGACAGAAATGTTGACAGCTGTTAAACATATACACGACAATG GAGTCATACATTCGGATTTAAAACCagctaattttttattagtacGCGGTCGTCtaaaattaatagattttGGTATTGCTTCTAATATGAATGCGGATATGACCTCTGTTGTAAAGAATTGTCCAATTGGCACTTTAAATTATATCAGTCCAGAAGCTGTAATGGATATCGGTGGAAACGGAGATTCTCCTAATCacaatgttaaatataaa ATAAGTTACAAATCGGATGTGTGGTCACTGGGATGTATTTTATATGGTCTTGTGTATGGACAAACTCCATTTCATCACATACGTCCTCAATGGGCTAAG aaaaattcgAACCACCTCCCATTTTAA